The following proteins are co-located in the Trichormus variabilis 0441 genome:
- the hpsE gene encoding hormogonium polysaccharide biosynthesis glycosyltransferase HpsE, giving the protein MVNFSVAICTYNGASRLPLVLNKLKEQINTEHFTWEVIVIDNNSTDNTSQVVLEFQANWPLFCTLKYFFEPKQGLAYARQSAVEKARGEFIGFLDDDNLPTVDWVASAYDFGCKHPQAGAYGGRIQANFENNPPQDFKKLALFLAVIDRGANAYIYERRKGVLPPAAGLVVRREVWLENVPSQLFLVGRVKKSMLASEDLEALVYIQNAGWEIWYNPAMLMYHEIPHWRLEKNYLISLVRGIGLARHHIRMLRLQSWQRPLFFIIYLISDVRRLMIHLWKHKENINDNLVTSCELEFLLSSLVSPFYLLWIHKNKEKSYS; this is encoded by the coding sequence ATGGTTAATTTTAGTGTAGCTATATGTACTTACAACGGAGCTAGCCGCTTACCCCTAGTTCTAAATAAGCTTAAAGAGCAAATTAATACAGAACACTTTACATGGGAAGTTATTGTTATCGACAATAACAGCACAGATAACACATCACAAGTTGTACTTGAGTTCCAAGCAAACTGGCCTCTATTCTGCACTCTTAAATATTTTTTTGAACCAAAGCAAGGTTTAGCCTATGCCAGACAAAGCGCAGTAGAAAAAGCCAGAGGTGAATTTATTGGATTTCTCGACGATGATAATCTACCAACTGTAGATTGGGTAGCGTCTGCCTACGATTTTGGTTGTAAACATCCTCAAGCAGGCGCATATGGTGGTCGTATTCAAGCTAATTTTGAAAATAATCCTCCCCAGGACTTTAAAAAATTAGCATTGTTTCTCGCAGTGATTGATCGTGGAGCAAATGCTTATATTTACGAACGACGTAAAGGTGTACTTCCACCAGCAGCAGGATTAGTAGTTCGTAGAGAAGTCTGGTTAGAAAATGTACCTAGCCAACTATTCTTAGTCGGTAGAGTTAAAAAATCTATGCTTGCAAGCGAAGATTTAGAAGCGCTCGTATATATCCAAAATGCTGGTTGGGAAATTTGGTATAATCCCGCAATGCTTATGTATCATGAAATACCTCACTGGCGACTAGAAAAAAATTATCTAATATCGTTAGTGCGTGGTATTGGATTAGCGAGACACCACATCCGTATGCTGCGTCTGCAATCCTGGCAAAGACCATTGTTTTTTATCATCTACTTAATCAGTGATGTCAGGCGTTTAATGATTCATTTATGGAAGCATAAAGAGAATATTAACGATAATTTAGTTACAAGTTGTGAGTTAGAGTTTCTTTTAAGTAGCCTTGTTAGTCCATTTTATCTTTTATGGATACATAAAAACAAGGAAAAAAGTTATTCTTAA